The Burkholderia pyrrocinia genome includes a region encoding these proteins:
- a CDS encoding CmpA/NrtA family ABC transporter substrate-binding protein: MNTSPPAAPERAHLRLGFVALSDAAPLIVAQRLNLGARHGLTLELSRQPSWAAVRDKLLSGELDAAHALYGLVCGLQLGIGGPQADMAALMVLNRNGQAITLSRGLADAYRDNGSVRATFATLGRKPLLAQTFPTGTHAMWLNHWLASHGVDPLRDVRSVVIPPPEMVAALANGELDGFCAGEPWHAVADACGAGRTVAVTSEIWPDHPEKVLAARRDFVALYPATARALIRTLVDACAWLDSAAHRREAADWLASPDALGVPARLIAPRLLGDYGAGPFAAPPLPIRFHDDGAVNRPDPREGEWFLSQYRRWGMLDGPRDDAGIAAAIAQTALYDAAVAEGGAPGPSQA; encoded by the coding sequence ATGAATACTTCCCCTCCCGCCGCGCCGGAACGCGCACATCTTCGCCTCGGGTTCGTCGCGCTGAGCGACGCGGCCCCGCTGATCGTCGCGCAGCGCCTGAACCTCGGCGCGCGGCACGGCCTCACGCTCGAATTGAGCCGCCAGCCGTCGTGGGCCGCCGTGCGCGACAAGCTGCTGAGCGGCGAGCTCGACGCCGCGCATGCGCTGTACGGGCTCGTCTGCGGGCTGCAGCTCGGCATCGGCGGCCCGCAGGCCGACATGGCCGCGCTGATGGTGCTGAACCGCAACGGCCAGGCGATCACGTTGTCGCGCGGCCTCGCCGACGCGTATCGCGACAACGGCAGCGTGCGCGCCACGTTCGCGACGCTCGGCCGCAAGCCGCTCCTCGCGCAGACATTCCCGACCGGCACGCACGCGATGTGGCTGAACCACTGGCTCGCGTCGCACGGCGTCGATCCGCTGCGCGACGTGCGCAGCGTCGTGATCCCGCCGCCCGAGATGGTCGCCGCGCTCGCGAACGGCGAGCTCGACGGCTTCTGCGCAGGCGAGCCGTGGCACGCGGTAGCCGACGCCTGCGGCGCGGGCCGGACCGTCGCCGTCACGAGCGAGATCTGGCCCGATCATCCGGAAAAGGTGCTCGCGGCCCGGCGCGACTTCGTCGCGCTGTATCCGGCCACCGCGCGCGCGCTGATCCGCACGCTCGTCGATGCGTGCGCGTGGCTCGACAGCGCCGCGCACCGCCGCGAGGCGGCCGACTGGCTCGCGTCGCCCGACGCGCTCGGCGTGCCGGCCCGGCTGATCGCGCCGCGCCTGCTCGGCGACTACGGCGCGGGGCCGTTCGCCGCGCCGCCGCTGCCGATCCGCTTCCACGACGACGGCGCCGTGAACCGGCCCGATCCGCGCGAAGGCGAGTGGTTCCTGTCCCAGTACCGGCGCTGGGGCATGCTCGACGGTCCGCGCGACGACGCGGGGATCGCCGCGGCGATCGCGCAAACCGCGTTGTATGATGCTGCGGTCGCCGAAGGCGGCGCACCGGGCCCGTCGCAGGCGTGA
- a CDS encoding ANTAR domain-containing response regulator, with protein MSSPPPSTRLRVLLVTDTDKPIGELGDALARLGYEMLNDVATPARLPAAVEEQRPDVVIIDTDSPSRDTLEQLAVMHATAPRPVLMFSHDADQSLIRAAVGAGVSAYLVEGLSAERLAPILEVALARFSHDDALRRRLADVERELTERKLIDRAKRVLMDQRKLSEHDAYAALRKRAMDQGLRIVDVARQLLDASPK; from the coding sequence ATGAGTTCGCCTCCCCCTTCCACCCGCCTGCGCGTGCTGCTCGTCACCGACACCGACAAGCCGATCGGCGAACTCGGCGACGCGCTCGCACGCCTCGGCTACGAGATGCTCAACGACGTGGCGACGCCCGCGCGCCTGCCGGCGGCCGTCGAGGAGCAGCGCCCCGACGTCGTGATCATCGATACCGATTCGCCGTCGCGCGACACGCTCGAGCAGCTCGCGGTGATGCACGCGACCGCGCCGCGCCCCGTGCTGATGTTCAGCCACGACGCCGACCAGTCGCTGATCCGCGCGGCGGTCGGCGCGGGCGTCAGCGCGTATCTCGTCGAAGGGCTGTCGGCCGAGCGCCTCGCGCCGATTCTCGAAGTCGCGCTCGCGCGCTTCTCGCACGACGATGCGCTGCGCCGCCGGCTTGCCGACGTCGAGCGCGAACTCACGGAGCGCAAGCTGATCGATCGCGCGAAACGCGTGCTGATGGACCAGCGCAAGCTGTCCGAACACGACGCGTATGCGGCGCTGCGCAAGCGCGCGATGGATCAGGGCCTGCGCATCGTCGACGTCGCACGGCAACTGCTCGACGCGTCACCCAAATGA
- the cobA gene encoding uroporphyrinogen-III C-methyltransferase, whose translation MTTGKVTLLGAGPGDPDLLTLKAVKALAAADVLLLDDLVAPGIVELAPQARVIRVGKRGGCRSTPQAFIERLMRRYALRGAHVVRVKGGDALLFGRAGEELATLRAAAIPVEIVNGISSGFAAAASLGISLTHREHCQGVTFITAHRQDHGEPDWSRLAATGTTLAIYMGMSRVDSIAAGLLAALPASTPAAAVQWAGTPDERRWTGTLGGLARGIDAARLGSPAVILVGGAIGEASVQCADAASEAALSRAA comes from the coding sequence ATGACGACTGGCAAAGTCACGCTGCTGGGCGCCGGCCCCGGCGATCCCGATCTCCTCACGCTGAAGGCCGTGAAGGCGCTGGCCGCCGCCGACGTGCTGCTGCTCGACGATCTCGTCGCGCCCGGCATCGTCGAACTCGCGCCGCAGGCCCGCGTCATCCGCGTCGGCAAGCGCGGCGGCTGCCGTTCCACGCCGCAGGCGTTCATCGAGCGGCTGATGCGCCGCTACGCGCTGCGCGGCGCGCACGTGGTGCGCGTGAAAGGCGGCGACGCGCTGCTGTTCGGGCGCGCCGGCGAAGAACTCGCGACGCTGCGCGCCGCCGCGATTCCGGTCGAGATCGTCAACGGCATCTCGTCGGGATTCGCGGCCGCCGCGAGCCTCGGCATCTCGCTGACCCACCGCGAGCATTGCCAGGGCGTCACGTTCATCACCGCGCACCGCCAGGACCACGGCGAACCCGACTGGTCGCGACTCGCGGCGACCGGCACCACGCTCGCGATCTACATGGGGATGAGCCGCGTCGACAGCATTGCGGCGGGCCTGCTCGCCGCGCTGCCGGCGTCGACGCCGGCAGCGGCCGTACAATGGGCTGGCACGCCCGACGAACGCCGCTGGACCGGCACGCTAGGCGGTCTCGCGCGCGGCATCGACGCAGCGCGGCTCGGCAGCCCGGCCGTGATCCTCGTCGGCGGGGCGATCGGCGAAGCGTCCGTGCAGTGCGCGGACGCCGCCAGCGAAGCGGCGCTTTCCCGGGCCGCCTAG
- a CDS encoding MFS transporter, with amino-acid sequence MTDKATRIDLFSFRTAPMRAFHMTWMAFFVCFFAWFACAPLMPLIAREFHLTAAQVANINIAAVAATIAVRLLVGPMCDRFGPRRVYVGLLLLGAIPVFAVSFTHDYLSFLICRLGIGAIGAGFVITQYHTSVMFAPNVVGTANATTAGWGNAGAGATQALMPLIVAAGLMLGFGDDSSWRIALVVPGVAMLVMAWAYWRFTQDCPQGDFVALRKEGVTVDSGKKGGWASFVAACGNYRVWMLFVTYGACFGVEVFIHNIAALYYVDHFSLSLKDAGFAVGLFGLLALFARALGGWLSDKIAARRSLDVRAALLCALIIGEGLGLIWFSHAQSIGIALVAMLTFGLFTHMACGATYALVPFIDRKALGGVAGIIGAGGNVGAVAAAFLLKGVGDVQHTLSLLGLAVTATALCAMAVRFSEEHKAREAELRDRALAAGNAAN; translated from the coding sequence ATGACCGACAAAGCTACCCGTATCGATCTCTTCAGCTTCCGCACCGCGCCAATGCGCGCGTTCCACATGACGTGGATGGCGTTCTTCGTGTGCTTCTTCGCGTGGTTCGCCTGCGCGCCGCTGATGCCGCTCATCGCGCGCGAATTCCACCTGACCGCGGCACAGGTCGCCAACATCAACATCGCCGCGGTGGCCGCGACGATCGCCGTGCGGCTGCTCGTCGGCCCGATGTGCGACCGCTTCGGCCCGCGCCGCGTGTACGTCGGCTTGCTGCTGCTCGGCGCGATCCCCGTGTTCGCCGTGTCGTTCACGCACGACTACCTGTCGTTCCTGATCTGCCGGCTCGGCATCGGTGCGATCGGCGCGGGCTTCGTGATCACGCAATACCACACGTCGGTGATGTTCGCGCCGAACGTGGTCGGCACCGCGAACGCGACGACGGCTGGCTGGGGCAATGCCGGCGCGGGCGCGACGCAGGCGCTGATGCCGCTGATCGTCGCCGCCGGCCTGATGCTCGGTTTCGGTGACGACTCGTCGTGGCGCATCGCGCTCGTCGTGCCGGGCGTCGCGATGCTCGTGATGGCCTGGGCGTACTGGCGCTTCACGCAGGATTGCCCGCAAGGCGACTTCGTCGCGCTGCGCAAGGAAGGCGTGACGGTCGACAGCGGCAAGAAGGGCGGCTGGGCGAGCTTCGTCGCCGCATGCGGCAACTATCGCGTGTGGATGCTGTTCGTTACGTATGGCGCGTGCTTCGGCGTCGAGGTGTTCATCCACAACATCGCCGCGCTGTACTACGTCGATCACTTCAGCCTGTCGCTGAAGGACGCGGGCTTCGCGGTCGGCCTGTTCGGGCTGCTCGCGCTGTTCGCCCGCGCGCTCGGCGGCTGGCTGTCCGACAAGATCGCTGCGCGCCGCAGCCTCGACGTGCGCGCTGCGCTGCTGTGCGCGCTGATCATCGGCGAAGGGCTCGGGCTGATCTGGTTCTCGCATGCGCAAAGCATCGGCATCGCGCTCGTCGCGATGCTGACCTTCGGCCTCTTCACGCACATGGCCTGCGGTGCAACCTACGCGCTCGTGCCGTTCATCGACCGCAAGGCGCTCGGCGGCGTCGCGGGGATCATCGGCGCGGGCGGCAACGTCGGCGCGGTCGCCGCGGCTTTCCTGCTGAAGGGTGTCGGCGACGTGCAGCACACGCTGAGCCTGCTCGGCCTCGCCGTCACCGCGACCGCGCTGTGCGCGATGGCCGTGCGCTTCAGCGAAGAACACAAGGCACGCGAGGCCGAGCTGCGCGACCGCGCGCTGGCTGCCGGCAACGCCGCCAACTGA
- the nirB gene encoding nitrite reductase large subunit NirB, producing MKLIVIGHGMVGHKLLECVAAEAGTTGALQVTVLGEEPRPAYDRVHLSEFFAGKSADDLSLVEPGFFERHPQFDLRLNACVASIDRAAHTVTLASGETLGYDKLVLATGSRPFVPPLPGRDRAGCFVYRTIEDLEAMQACGTHAKRGVVIGGGLLGLECAKALRDMGLDTHVVEFAPRLMAVQVDDGGGRMLRAKIEALGVTVHTGKNTLEIVDGEDGTHRMAFADGTHLDADMIVFSAGIRARDELARACGLETGPRGGVAIDDACRTSDADIYAIGECAAWNGMVYGLVAPGYDMARVVAKQLGGDANGTAEAAFAGADMSTKLKLMGVDVASIGDAHGATAGSRTYQYADERRQVYKKLVVSDCGKFLHGAVMVGDAAEYGTLLQMMLNRIELPESPEFLILPSSDGVAKPAIGVDALPAAAQICSCNNVSKSQICAAVADGAASLGALKSCTGAGTSCGGCVPLVTQIMKAEMKKQGLAVNNHLCEHFPHSRQELFHLIRVEGITTFDELLAKHGHGLGCDVCKPAVAGILASCFNEFVLKKEHAGLQDSNDYYLANIQRDGTYSVVPRMAGGEVTPEGLIAVGQVAKKYGLYTKITGGQRVDLFGARVEQLPSIWEELIAAGFESGHAYGKSVRTVKSCVGSTWCRYGVDDSVGLAIDIENRYKGLRAPHKIKFGVSGCTRECAEAQGKDVGIIATEKGWNLYVCGNGGMKPRHAELLAADLDRDTLIRYIDRFLMFYVRTADRLQRTSVWRDNLEGGLDYLIDVVVHDKLAIAAELEGDMQHVVDTYECEWKKAVTDPDTRKRFRHFVNSDASDATIEFVETRGQIRPATPGERAGGKPVSIPVVAEGATQAVTESATA from the coding sequence ATGAAACTCATCGTCATCGGCCACGGCATGGTCGGCCACAAGCTCCTCGAATGCGTCGCGGCCGAAGCCGGCACGACGGGCGCGCTGCAGGTCACCGTGCTCGGCGAGGAACCGCGCCCGGCCTACGATCGCGTGCACCTGTCCGAATTCTTCGCGGGCAAGTCGGCGGACGACCTGTCGCTCGTCGAACCCGGCTTCTTCGAGCGTCATCCGCAGTTCGACCTGCGCCTGAACGCGTGCGTCGCGTCGATCGACCGCGCCGCGCATACGGTCACGCTCGCGTCGGGCGAAACGCTCGGATACGACAAGCTGGTGCTCGCGACGGGCTCGCGCCCGTTCGTGCCGCCGCTGCCGGGCCGCGATCGCGCCGGCTGCTTCGTGTATCGCACGATCGAGGATCTCGAAGCGATGCAGGCGTGCGGCACGCACGCGAAGCGCGGTGTCGTGATCGGCGGCGGGCTGCTCGGCCTCGAATGCGCGAAGGCGCTGCGCGACATGGGGCTCGACACGCACGTCGTCGAATTCGCGCCGCGGCTGATGGCCGTGCAGGTTGACGACGGCGGCGGCCGGATGCTGCGCGCGAAGATCGAGGCGCTCGGCGTGACCGTGCATACGGGCAAGAACACGCTCGAGATCGTCGACGGCGAAGACGGTACGCACCGGATGGCGTTTGCCGACGGTACGCACCTCGACGCCGACATGATCGTGTTTTCCGCCGGCATCCGCGCGCGCGACGAACTGGCGCGCGCCTGCGGGCTCGAGACCGGCCCGCGCGGCGGCGTGGCGATCGACGACGCATGCCGGACGAGCGACGCCGACATCTACGCGATCGGCGAATGCGCGGCATGGAACGGCATGGTGTACGGCCTCGTCGCACCCGGCTACGACATGGCGCGCGTGGTCGCGAAGCAGCTCGGCGGCGACGCGAACGGCACGGCCGAGGCCGCATTCGCGGGCGCCGACATGAGCACCAAGCTGAAGCTGATGGGCGTCGATGTCGCGAGCATCGGCGACGCGCACGGCGCGACGGCCGGCAGCCGCACCTACCAGTACGCGGACGAGCGCCGCCAGGTCTACAAGAAGCTCGTGGTGTCAGACTGCGGCAAGTTCCTGCACGGCGCGGTAATGGTCGGCGACGCGGCCGAATACGGCACGCTGCTGCAGATGATGCTGAACCGCATCGAGCTGCCCGAGTCGCCCGAATTCCTGATCCTGCCGTCGTCGGACGGTGTCGCGAAGCCGGCGATCGGCGTCGACGCGCTGCCTGCGGCCGCGCAGATCTGCTCGTGCAACAACGTGTCGAAGTCGCAGATCTGCGCGGCGGTCGCGGATGGCGCGGCGAGCCTCGGCGCGCTGAAGTCGTGCACGGGCGCCGGCACGTCGTGCGGCGGCTGCGTGCCGCTCGTCACGCAGATCATGAAGGCCGAGATGAAGAAGCAGGGCCTCGCGGTCAACAACCATCTGTGCGAGCACTTCCCGCATTCGCGCCAGGAGCTGTTCCACCTGATCCGCGTCGAGGGCATCACGACCTTCGACGAACTGCTCGCGAAGCACGGCCACGGGCTCGGCTGCGACGTGTGCAAGCCGGCCGTCGCGGGCATCCTCGCGTCGTGCTTCAACGAGTTCGTGCTGAAGAAGGAGCATGCGGGGCTGCAGGATTCGAACGACTACTACCTCGCGAACATCCAGCGCGACGGCACGTATTCGGTCGTGCCGCGCATGGCGGGCGGCGAGGTCACGCCGGAAGGGCTGATCGCGGTCGGCCAGGTCGCGAAGAAATACGGGCTCTATACGAAGATCACGGGCGGCCAGCGCGTCGACCTGTTCGGCGCGCGCGTCGAGCAATTGCCGTCGATCTGGGAGGAGCTGATCGCGGCCGGCTTCGAGTCGGGGCATGCGTACGGCAAGTCGGTGCGCACCGTGAAGTCGTGCGTCGGCTCGACGTGGTGCCGCTACGGCGTCGACGATTCGGTCGGCCTCGCGATCGACATCGAGAACCGCTACAAGGGGCTGCGCGCGCCGCACAAGATCAAGTTCGGCGTGTCGGGTTGCACGCGCGAATGCGCGGAAGCGCAGGGCAAGGACGTCGGCATCATCGCGACCGAGAAGGGCTGGAACCTGTACGTGTGCGGCAACGGCGGGATGAAGCCGCGCCATGCGGAGCTGCTCGCGGCCGATCTCGACCGCGACACGCTGATCCGCTACATCGACCGCTTCCTGATGTTCTACGTGCGCACCGCCGACCGGCTGCAGCGCACGAGCGTGTGGCGCGACAACCTCGAAGGCGGGCTCGACTACCTGATCGACGTCGTCGTGCACGACAAGCTCGCGATCGCGGCCGAACTCGAAGGCGACATGCAGCACGTGGTCGACACCTACGAATGCGAATGGAAGAAGGCCGTCACCGATCCCGACACGCGCAAGCGCTTCCGTCACTTCGTGAACAGCGATGCGTCGGACGCGACCATCGAATTCGTCGAGACGCGCGGCCAGATCCGGCCCGCGACGCCCGGCGAACGCGCGGGCGGCAAGCCCGTATCGATCCCGGTCGTCGCCGAAGGCGCGACGCAAGCCGTCACCGAATCCGCAACCGCTTGA
- the nirD gene encoding nitrite reductase small subunit NirD, which translates to MNDRLPLSWTRVCPLDDIVPNTGVCALVNGEQVAVFHVAHADGGVFAIDNVDPVSQAAVMSRGLIGSLGERVVVASPLYKQHFDLRTGECLESPEQSVSAYPSRVKDGFVWIAA; encoded by the coding sequence ATGAACGATCGTCTTCCCCTGTCCTGGACCCGCGTGTGCCCGCTCGACGACATCGTGCCGAACACCGGCGTGTGCGCGCTCGTCAACGGCGAGCAGGTCGCGGTGTTTCACGTTGCGCATGCCGACGGCGGCGTGTTCGCGATCGACAACGTCGACCCCGTGTCGCAGGCGGCCGTGATGTCGCGCGGGCTGATCGGCAGCCTCGGCGAGCGCGTCGTCGTCGCGTCGCCGCTGTACAAGCAGCATTTCGACCTGCGCACTGGCGAATGCCTCGAATCGCCCGAGCAGTCGGTGAGCGCGTATCCGTCGCGGGTCAAGGACGGCTTCGTGTGGATCGCGGCCTGA
- a CDS encoding bifunctional nitrate reductase/sulfite reductase flavoprotein subunit alpha codes for MTATPVKSVCPYCGVGCGMVLHVEDGEVVKVSGDADHPTNFGRLCTKGSSAHVALRRSGRLDRAFVRRAREDDLVPLPARDAIAETARRLRAVLDAHGPDALSFYVSGQMSIEAQYLVNKLAKGFVGTNNIESNSRLCMASASTGYKQSLGADGPPGSYQDFDRANLFFVIGANMADCHPILFLRMMDRVKAGAKLIVVDPRRTGTADKADLFLQIRPGTDLALTNGLLHLLHANGRTDGAFIDAYTEGWDAMPAFLADYTPERVAQITGLAEADLRTAAQWIGDAQEWMSCWTMGLNQSTHGVWNTNAICNLHLATGRICRPGSGPFSLTGQPNAMGGREMGYMGPGLPGQRSVLSDDDRHFVENLWRVPAGTLRKETGQGTVDLFSRMAAGDIKACWIVCTNPVATVPNRQNVIAGLQAAELVIAQDAFLDTETNRYADILLPGALWAEGDGVMINSERNMTLMRAAVAPPGDALPDWRIVAEVARAMGFGDAFDYASAADVFDEIVRFSNPATGYDLRGASHAVLRDGPVQWPVAPGTARARHPIRYLNDGVSQTLRTAADANDAPRIAFPTPSGKARFFARPHVDPAELPDDTFPIVLNTGRLQHQWHTMTKTGKVAMLNKLNPRPFVELHPDDASALGIAAKDSVEIRSARGRAVLPAVVTERVQRGNCFAPMHWNDVYGDDLCINAVTNDAIDPESQQPELKYCAVALRRVETDAFASADDGAAQADACADDARPAPAMVQATASQESDMADIDTFAAAFGIADLAPPPLTDTERLYVAGLVSGLKASAGRREGSVPVLPAGAPLAPPVRFWLDGMLAGLFSRSAPARTQDGAAPALALPAAAAASGGVRIVRTRPKVVLLWASQTGNIESLTEDYATQLMNAGFEIRTTCMSDYPVASLAGAQYVLLMTSTFGDGDAPDNGSEFWDALQAGSAARLDGVHFAVLAFGDRNYDQFCGHGRRLDARLAELGAARLCPRVDCDVEFQRDADQWLERVVARIKEADAALHAVPSGGLSPSGLLPTKAHPAPSKLVANLRLNRPGAAKDTRYVSLSTEGANLEYESGDALGVWPANCPELVDELLAVTALKADAPVAVAGVGDLRLRDALAHHLDITRPHPDTLAFIASRSANGALKALLGDDRKADLKQWLWGQQLADVLHEFPVDLSGADLVGMLKRLQPRLYSIASSPSAHQGEIHLTVSAVRYHNGRRARKGVASTFLADRADDGRVPVFVQKSAHFRPPVNGDVPIVMVGPGTGVAPFRGFLHERQARGARGRNWLFFGEQHAQTDFYYGDELGAMHDSGFLTRLDLAFSRDQADKIYVQDRMREQGAELFAWLEEGAHFYVCGDASRMAKDVDTALKAVVAEHGGMSDDDANDYVARLAKARRYVRDVY; via the coding sequence ATGACCGCCACCCCCGTCAAGAGTGTGTGCCCGTACTGCGGCGTCGGCTGCGGGATGGTGCTGCACGTCGAGGATGGCGAGGTCGTCAAGGTATCCGGCGACGCCGACCATCCGACCAACTTCGGGCGGCTGTGCACCAAGGGTTCGTCGGCGCACGTCGCGCTGCGCCGCTCGGGGCGGCTCGACCGCGCGTTCGTGCGCCGTGCGCGCGAGGACGACCTCGTGCCGCTGCCGGCCCGCGATGCGATCGCCGAGACCGCGCGCCGCCTGCGCGCGGTGCTCGATGCGCACGGCCCCGATGCGTTGTCGTTCTATGTGTCCGGGCAGATGTCGATCGAGGCGCAATACCTCGTCAACAAGCTCGCGAAGGGCTTTGTCGGCACCAACAACATCGAGTCGAACTCGCGCCTCTGCATGGCGAGCGCGAGCACCGGCTACAAGCAGTCGCTCGGCGCGGACGGGCCGCCCGGGTCGTACCAGGATTTCGATCGTGCGAACCTGTTCTTCGTGATCGGCGCGAACATGGCCGATTGCCACCCGATCCTGTTCCTGCGGATGATGGATCGCGTGAAGGCCGGCGCGAAGCTGATCGTCGTCGATCCGCGCCGTACCGGCACGGCCGACAAGGCCGACCTGTTCCTGCAGATCCGGCCGGGCACCGATCTCGCGCTGACGAACGGGCTGCTGCATCTGCTGCATGCGAACGGCCGCACCGACGGCGCGTTCATCGACGCGTACACCGAAGGCTGGGACGCGATGCCCGCGTTCCTCGCCGACTACACGCCCGAGCGTGTCGCCCAAATCACGGGGCTCGCGGAAGCCGATCTCCGCACGGCCGCGCAATGGATCGGCGACGCGCAGGAGTGGATGAGCTGCTGGACGATGGGGCTCAACCAGAGCACGCACGGCGTGTGGAACACCAACGCGATCTGCAACCTGCACCTCGCGACCGGCCGCATCTGCCGCCCCGGCAGCGGGCCGTTCTCGCTGACGGGCCAGCCGAACGCGATGGGCGGGCGCGAGATGGGCTACATGGGGCCCGGGCTGCCGGGCCAGCGCTCGGTGCTGTCCGACGACGACCGCCATTTCGTCGAGAACCTGTGGCGCGTGCCGGCCGGCACGCTGCGCAAGGAAACCGGCCAGGGCACCGTCGACCTGTTCTCGCGGATGGCGGCGGGCGACATCAAGGCATGCTGGATCGTCTGCACGAACCCGGTCGCGACCGTGCCGAACCGACAGAACGTGATCGCCGGGTTGCAGGCCGCGGAGCTCGTGATCGCACAGGACGCGTTCCTCGATACCGAGACCAACCGCTACGCGGATATCCTGCTGCCCGGCGCGCTGTGGGCCGAGGGCGACGGCGTGATGATCAACTCCGAGCGCAACATGACGCTGATGCGCGCCGCGGTCGCGCCGCCCGGCGACGCGCTGCCCGACTGGCGCATCGTTGCGGAAGTCGCGCGCGCGATGGGCTTCGGCGACGCGTTCGACTATGCGTCGGCGGCCGACGTGTTCGACGAGATCGTCCGTTTCTCGAATCCGGCGACGGGCTATGACCTGCGCGGCGCGAGCCATGCGGTGCTGCGCGACGGGCCCGTGCAGTGGCCGGTCGCACCGGGCACCGCGCGCGCGCGGCACCCGATCCGCTACCTGAACGACGGCGTGAGCCAGACGCTGCGCACGGCCGCCGACGCGAACGATGCACCGCGCATTGCGTTCCCGACGCCGTCGGGCAAGGCACGCTTCTTCGCGCGGCCGCACGTCGATCCGGCCGAGCTGCCCGACGACACGTTCCCGATCGTGCTGAACACCGGGCGGCTGCAGCATCAATGGCACACGATGACGAAGACGGGCAAGGTCGCGATGCTCAACAAGCTCAACCCGCGCCCGTTCGTCGAGCTTCACCCGGACGATGCGAGCGCGCTCGGCATCGCCGCGAAGGACAGCGTCGAGATCCGTTCGGCGCGTGGCCGCGCGGTGCTGCCGGCCGTCGTGACCGAGCGCGTGCAGCGCGGCAACTGCTTCGCGCCTATGCACTGGAACGACGTGTACGGCGACGACCTGTGCATCAACGCGGTGACGAACGACGCGATCGATCCCGAATCGCAGCAACCCGAACTGAAATATTGCGCGGTCGCGCTGCGGCGCGTCGAGACGGATGCGTTCGCGTCCGCCGACGACGGGGCGGCGCAAGCCGATGCATGCGCCGACGACGCGCGGCCCGCGCCGGCGATGGTGCAGGCCACCGCTTCACAGGAATCCGACATGGCAGACATCGACACTTTCGCGGCCGCGTTCGGCATCGCCGACCTCGCGCCGCCGCCGCTGACCGACACGGAGCGGCTGTACGTGGCCGGCCTCGTCAGCGGGCTGAAGGCGAGCGCCGGCCGACGCGAGGGCAGCGTGCCCGTGTTGCCGGCCGGCGCGCCGCTCGCGCCGCCGGTGCGGTTCTGGCTCGACGGGATGCTCGCGGGCCTCTTCAGCCGCTCGGCGCCCGCGCGCACGCAGGATGGCGCGGCGCCGGCTCTGGCGCTGCCGGCCGCCGCCGCCGCGTCCGGCGGCGTGCGGATCGTGCGTACGCGCCCGAAGGTCGTGCTGCTGTGGGCATCGCAGACCGGCAACATCGAATCGCTGACCGAGGATTACGCGACGCAGTTGATGAATGCGGGTTTCGAGATCCGCACCACGTGCATGTCCGACTATCCGGTCGCGTCGCTCGCCGGCGCGCAATACGTGCTGCTGATGACGAGCACGTTCGGTGACGGCGATGCGCCCGACAACGGCAGCGAATTCTGGGACGCGCTGCAGGCCGGCAGCGCCGCGCGCCTCGACGGCGTGCACTTCGCGGTGCTCGCGTTCGGCGATCGCAACTACGACCAGTTCTGCGGCCACGGCCGCCGGCTCGACGCGCGCCTCGCGGAACTCGGCGCGGCGCGGCTGTGCCCACGTGTCGATTGCGACGTCGAATTCCAGCGCGACGCCGACCAGTGGCTCGAGCGCGTCGTCGCGCGGATCAAGGAGGCGGACGCCGCGCTGCATGCGGTGCCGTCCGGCGGGTTGAGCCCGTCGGGGCTGCTGCCGACGAAGGCGCATCCGGCGCCGTCGAAGCTCGTCGCGAACCTGCGGCTCAACCGTCCGGGCGCCGCGAAGGACACGCGCTATGTGTCGCTGTCGACCGAAGGCGCGAACCTCGAATACGAATCCGGCGACGCGCTCGGCGTGTGGCCGGCCAACTGCCCGGAGCTGGTCGACGAGCTGCTCGCCGTCACCGCGCTGAAGGCCGATGCGCCGGTGGCGGTGGCGGGCGTCGGTGACCTGCGCCTTCGCGACGCGCTGGCGCACCACCTCGACATCACGCGTCCGCATCCCGATACGCTGGCGTTCATCGCGTCGCGCAGTGCGAACGGCGCGCTGAAGGCGCTGCTCGGCGACGATCGCAAGGCCGACCTGAAGCAATGGCTGTGGGGCCAGCAGCTCGCGGACGTGCTGCACGAATTTCCGGTCGATCTGTCGGGCGCGGATCTGGTCGGCATGCTGAAACGGCTGCAGCCGCGCCTCTATTCGATCGCGTCGAGCCCGAGCGCGCACCAGGGCGAGATCCACCTGACCGTGTCGGCCGTGCGCTATCACAACGGCCGGCGCGCGCGCAAAGGCGTCGCGTCGACGTTCCTCGCCGATCGCGCGGACGACGGCCGCGTGCCCGTGTTCGTGCAGAAGTCCGCACATTTCCGGCCGCCGGTGAACGGCGACGTGCCGATCGTGATGGTCGGCCCCGGCACCGGCGTCGCGCCGTTCCGCGGCTTCCTGCACGAGCGGCAGGCGCGCGGCGCGCGCGGGCGCAACTGGCTGTTCTTCGGCGAGCAGCACGCGCAGACCGACTTCTACTATGGCGACGAGCTGGGCGCGATGCACGACAGCGGCTTCCTGACGCGGCTCGATCTCGCGTTCTCGCGCGACCAGGCCGACAAGATCTACGTGCAGGACCGGATGCGCGAGCAGGGCGCCGAGCTGTTCGCTTGGCTGGAGGAAGGCGCGCACTTCTACGTGTGCGGCGACGCGTCACGGATGGCGAAGGACGTCGACACCGCGCTGAAGGCGGTCGTCGCCGAACACGGCGGGATGTCGGACGACGACGCGAACGATTACGTCGCGCGGCTCGCGAAGGCGCGGCGGTACGTGCGGGACGTGTATTGA